One Actinospica robiniae DSM 44927 genomic region harbors:
- a CDS encoding site-specific integrase: protein MKNGALFKRCSCRDENRALLGADCPKLRRKAGTWSSDHGSWHIQLEVETAEGADRVHLRRSGFDTREAAEATLKEIRNLLDLAERAEFPDRARAQIAALIRSALRRRTPLPNVDGIRRIIDLGQPVNSALTVAEFLTGWVEGKKKTRAANTYRSYKGHIDQHLIPRLGHIPLTRLNVAHGNKAFTEIANDARDAAERNELRHAARHRAQEAAHANDTAGRDLARLELAALGPYEDSPGAASIQRIRATLRSALTDAAKQGLVVLNIAKFIDIAPARKPKAKLWTPAREAEWRRTGQKPSPVMVWTPEHTKAFLGRARDHRYYALYSLIAHLGLRRGEALALHWENIDFASGEISIEAQLVQLGWEVAETTPKTDASTRTLVAPQPVLVTLAKHRRRQRRWAERSGDQWAPGPGNPSVYVFTDLDGYAIHPDDALEQFQRLTREADLPPIRLHDLRHGAATMARAAGVDPKILSAMLGHSSTTITNDLYGDVATEAKREAANTIADQLAGLDDDCDFPTSDTF from the coding sequence ATGAAGAACGGTGCACTGTTCAAGCGCTGCTCCTGCCGGGACGAGAACCGCGCGCTCCTCGGCGCCGACTGCCCGAAACTACGGCGCAAGGCAGGCACGTGGAGCTCGGACCACGGCAGCTGGCACATCCAGCTCGAGGTCGAGACCGCGGAAGGGGCCGACCGCGTCCACCTGCGCCGCTCCGGCTTCGACACACGCGAAGCCGCAGAGGCGACCCTCAAAGAGATCAGGAACCTGCTCGATCTCGCCGAACGCGCCGAGTTCCCCGACCGCGCCCGCGCCCAGATCGCCGCCCTGATCCGCTCCGCACTGCGCAGGCGCACGCCGCTGCCGAACGTCGACGGCATCCGACGCATCATCGACCTCGGCCAACCCGTCAACAGCGCCCTGACCGTCGCCGAGTTCCTCACCGGCTGGGTCGAGGGCAAGAAGAAGACCCGCGCCGCCAACACCTACCGCTCCTACAAAGGCCACATCGACCAGCACCTGATCCCCAGGCTCGGCCACATCCCCCTCACCCGCCTCAACGTCGCCCACGGCAACAAGGCCTTCACCGAGATCGCCAACGACGCACGCGACGCCGCCGAACGCAACGAACTGCGCCACGCCGCACGCCACCGCGCCCAAGAGGCCGCCCACGCAAACGACACCGCCGGACGCGACCTCGCCCGCCTCGAGCTCGCCGCCCTCGGACCCTACGAGGACTCCCCTGGGGCTGCCTCCATTCAGCGCATCCGCGCCACCCTCCGCTCCGCGCTCACCGACGCCGCCAAGCAAGGCCTAGTCGTCCTCAACATCGCGAAGTTCATCGACATCGCCCCGGCACGCAAGCCGAAGGCGAAGCTGTGGACCCCCGCCCGCGAAGCCGAATGGCGCCGCACCGGCCAGAAACCCAGCCCCGTCATGGTCTGGACCCCCGAACACACCAAGGCATTCCTCGGCCGCGCCCGGGACCACCGGTACTACGCGCTCTACAGCCTCATCGCGCATCTCGGCCTACGCCGGGGCGAAGCACTGGCGCTGCACTGGGAGAACATCGACTTCGCCTCGGGCGAGATCTCCATCGAGGCGCAACTCGTCCAGCTCGGCTGGGAAGTCGCCGAGACCACCCCGAAGACCGACGCGAGCACCCGCACTCTCGTCGCCCCGCAACCCGTACTCGTCACCCTCGCCAAGCACCGCCGCCGCCAGCGCCGCTGGGCCGAGCGCTCCGGCGACCAGTGGGCACCCGGCCCCGGCAACCCCAGCGTCTACGTGTTCACCGACCTCGACGGTTACGCGATCCACCCCGACGACGCGCTCGAACAGTTCCAGCGCCTCACCCGCGAAGCCGACCTCCCCCCGATCCGCCTCCACGACCTGCGCCACGGCGCCGCCACCATGGCCCGAGCCGCCGGCGTCGACCCGAAGATCCTCTCCGCTATGCTCGGCCACTCCTCCACCACCATCACCAACGACCTCTATGGCGACGTCGCCACCGAAGCCAAACGCGAAGCCGCCAACACCATCGCCGACCAACTCGCCGGGTTGGATGACGACTGCGACTTCCCCACGTCGGATACCTTCTGA
- a CDS encoding helix-turn-helix domain-containing protein, translated as MKWNLRMAAAKREIWKASVLQRALAERGLVLSAGKMSGLWSGQPASLKLEELDVICAVLGCEIGELLIPEPEKVAPGPEAANLAPAAGMGGPGTTPLAIVPRRTGGRSLPPPIA; from the coding sequence ATGAAGTGGAACCTGCGGATGGCCGCGGCCAAACGCGAGATCTGGAAGGCCTCGGTCCTCCAGCGCGCCCTCGCCGAGCGCGGCCTGGTCCTGTCGGCCGGGAAGATGTCGGGCCTGTGGTCCGGCCAGCCCGCCTCCCTCAAACTCGAGGAACTCGACGTGATCTGCGCCGTACTCGGCTGCGAGATCGGCGAACTGCTCATCCCCGAGCCCGAGAAGGTCGCCCCCGGGCCCGAGGCCGCGAACCTCGCACCAGCCGCCGGGATGGGCGGCCCTGGCACGACCCCGCTCGCGATCGTCCCGCGCCGCACCGGCGGGCGCTCGCTGCCCCCACCGATCGCCTGA
- a CDS encoding helix-turn-helix transcriptional regulator, whose protein sequence is MTSRTTPPSPNSPSELPPVVNVVTAAAWLGVGRTTAYRLAANGTFPVPVLRIGTSLRVPTAPLLRLLDIEPSTAAPREERLDGPDYSADHPPADDGAHGETATAAEPPDPDEEPRRRPLRRVPRWSVDRARTR, encoded by the coding sequence ATGACCTCCCGTACCACTCCCCCGTCCCCTAACAGCCCGTCAGAGCTGCCTCCAGTCGTCAACGTGGTCACGGCCGCGGCGTGGCTCGGGGTCGGACGTACCACTGCGTATCGGCTCGCGGCCAACGGGACCTTCCCCGTTCCGGTGCTGCGGATCGGCACGAGCCTGCGCGTGCCGACCGCGCCGCTGCTGCGCCTGCTCGACATCGAGCCCAGCACCGCCGCACCTCGCGAAGAGCGGCTCGATGGGCCTGACTACTCCGCCGACCATCCCCCTGCCGATGACGGCGCGCACGGCGAAACGGCCACCGCGGCCGAACCGCCGGATCCGGATGAAGAACCTCGACGCCGACCGTTGCGCCGCGTACCGCGGTGGAGCGTCGATAGGGCCCGCACCCGCTGA